TAAGCCTATCTTCATGCTATACGTTTGCTAGTCTCCGGCAAGTTAGTAATTTACTGATAAACTTACTCCACTGGCTTGAATTGCTCGAACAAGTTGCCGCAACTCTTGCAATAATGCATGGCCCTGCAAAGCGTTGACCCAAAGGGCGATCGCAGATAGGTATCGGTACTGCTGCAGTGCGGGCAAGGGGTGTGAGACATTAATTCCACGTAGCCGTCACCGTTATGCCGCTGGGGCGCCGCCAGACCAAAAGTTCGCAACTTTTCCAAAGCCGCTTCGCTGATTCGGTTACTATTCCAGGTAATTTGTTTGTTAACATTTACCTCCACCGTACAATCCAGCGCCTGCTCCAATACGGTTTTGATATTGTTACGAATGTAATTCACCGCAGGGCACGCCGCGAACGTCGGTATCATGTCCACACGCACATAGCCATCCGCTATCGAGATGTCGGTAATCATTCCGAGTTCGAGTACGTTCAGCACCGG
This genomic interval from Chitinophaga horti contains the following:
- the paaD gene encoding 1,2-phenylacetyl-CoA epoxidase subunit PaaD, with translation MITKDHVYKALEQVMDPEVPVLNVLELGMITDISIADGYVRVDMIPTFAACPAVNYIRNNIKTVLEQALDCTVEVNVNKQITWNSNRISEAALEKLRTFGLAAPQRHNGDGYVELMSHTPCPHCSSTDTYLRSPFGSTLCRAMHYCKSCGNLFEQFKPVE